A part of Amycolatopsis lurida genomic DNA contains:
- a CDS encoding TetR/AcrR family transcriptional regulator C-terminal domain-containing protein: MTDPPYLRIAAEIRHRITSGELREGDKVPSTRRIIAEWGVAMATATKVLATLKRDGLVVAKPGAGTVVASRARRPAPRTEAELSRERVVKAAIRIADAEGIRALSMRRVASGLGVATMALYRHVTAKEELILEMADRALGEIRFPPEPPPGWRAQLELMARAQWALFRRHPWLAQALSITRPQPLPNLLAHADWATRALDGHGLPASTIMYAHITIFNHVRGIALSFEAEADTESGTAVSADAWLAEHEPILWDLVSGGRFPNFAGVVSRAPFDYDLDTLFEFGLQRLLDGFSVLIAKAS; this comes from the coding sequence ATGACCGATCCGCCCTATCTGCGGATCGCCGCCGAGATCCGCCACCGGATCACCTCCGGTGAGCTGCGCGAGGGCGACAAGGTCCCGTCGACGCGCCGGATCATCGCCGAATGGGGCGTCGCGATGGCGACCGCGACGAAGGTGCTCGCCACGCTGAAGCGGGACGGCCTGGTCGTCGCCAAACCCGGCGCGGGCACGGTCGTCGCGAGCCGCGCCCGGAGGCCTGCGCCGAGAACCGAGGCGGAGCTGTCACGCGAGCGGGTGGTGAAGGCCGCGATCCGGATCGCGGACGCCGAGGGCATCCGCGCGCTCTCGATGCGCCGCGTCGCTTCCGGCCTCGGTGTCGCGACGATGGCGCTTTACCGCCATGTCACCGCGAAGGAGGAGCTGATCCTCGAGATGGCGGACAGGGCCCTCGGCGAAATCCGCTTCCCACCCGAACCGCCTCCCGGCTGGCGGGCCCAGCTGGAGCTGATGGCGAGGGCACAGTGGGCGCTGTTCCGGCGACATCCCTGGCTCGCGCAGGCGCTCTCGATCACCCGGCCGCAACCACTGCCGAACCTGCTCGCCCACGCGGACTGGGCGACCCGGGCACTCGACGGCCACGGCCTCCCGGCGTCGACGATCATGTACGCGCACATCACGATCTTCAACCACGTACGCGGCATCGCCCTCAGCTTCGAGGCCGAAGCCGACACCGAATCCGGGACGGCGGTCTCGGCCGACGCCTGGCTGGCGGAGCACGAGCCGATCCTCTGGGACCTGGTCTCCGGCGGTCGTTTCCCGAACTTCGCCGGCGTCGTCTCGCGCGCCCCGTTCGACTACGACCTCGACACGCTCTTCGAGTTCGGCCTCCAACGACTCCTCGACGGGTTCTCGGTCCTCATCGCGAAGGCAAGTTAG
- a CDS encoding pyridoxal phosphate-dependent aminotransferase yields the protein MSFPGPAARSAVPPFHVMDVLSAAQARQRSHGDLVPLLAGQPSAPAPQPVLEAAQRALKDSNLGYTEQLGIPELREAVAEHYNRTYPVDVSPQDVIMTTGSSGGFLLSFLSAFEAGDRVAMARPGYPAYRNLLKVLGCEVVEFSTGAETNFQPTVALLDELGPIKGLIVASPSNPTGTVLPPGELAAISGWCASHGVQLISDEIYHGISYGAGLDCAWQYGDEALVLGSFSKYFAMTGWRLGWMLAPQRLHRAIDVLTGNFTICPPAVSQHAAVAAFTPEAYAEANGHVERYRANRDVLFAGLKSIGIDKLAPAEGAFYAYADVSAYTNDSLSWCQRLLADTGVAIAPGIDFDPVDGGRFVRFSFAGSREHIDEGVRRLGDWLARSQGEPGNHPER from the coding sequence ATGTCCTTCCCCGGTCCCGCAGCACGTTCCGCCGTCCCGCCGTTCCACGTCATGGACGTCCTATCGGCCGCGCAGGCGCGGCAGCGCAGTCACGGGGACCTGGTCCCGCTGCTCGCGGGGCAGCCGTCCGCACCGGCGCCGCAGCCTGTCCTCGAAGCGGCGCAGCGGGCGCTGAAGGACAGCAACCTCGGCTACACCGAGCAACTCGGCATCCCGGAACTGCGCGAGGCCGTCGCGGAGCACTACAACCGCACCTACCCGGTCGACGTGAGCCCGCAGGACGTCATCATGACGACCGGTTCCTCCGGCGGTTTCCTGCTCTCCTTCCTCAGCGCCTTCGAGGCGGGCGACCGGGTCGCGATGGCGCGTCCCGGCTATCCGGCCTACCGAAACCTGTTGAAGGTGCTCGGTTGCGAGGTCGTCGAGTTCTCCACCGGGGCCGAGACGAACTTCCAGCCGACCGTCGCGCTGCTCGACGAACTGGGGCCGATCAAGGGGCTGATCGTGGCCAGCCCGAGCAATCCCACCGGTACCGTCCTGCCGCCGGGTGAACTGGCGGCGATCAGCGGCTGGTGCGCGTCCCACGGCGTGCAGCTGATCAGCGACGAGATCTACCACGGGATCTCCTACGGCGCCGGGCTCGATTGCGCCTGGCAGTACGGCGACGAGGCGCTCGTCCTCGGCTCGTTCTCCAAGTACTTCGCCATGACCGGCTGGCGGCTCGGCTGGATGCTCGCGCCCCAGCGGCTGCATCGCGCGATCGACGTCCTGACCGGCAACTTCACCATCTGCCCGCCCGCGGTCTCCCAGCACGCCGCGGTCGCCGCGTTCACCCCGGAGGCGTACGCGGAGGCCAACGGCCACGTCGAGCGCTACCGGGCCAACCGCGACGTGCTCTTCGCCGGCCTCAAGAGCATCGGCATCGACAAGCTCGCGCCGGCCGAAGGCGCCTTCTACGCCTACGCCGACGTCTCCGCGTACACGAACGACAGCCTCAGCTGGTGCCAGCGGCTCCTCGCCGACACTGGTGTCGCGATCGCTCCCGGGATCGACTTCGACCCGGTCGACGGCGGGCGGTTCGTGAGGTTCTCCTTCGCGGGTTCGCGCGAGCACATCGACGAAGGGGTCCGCAGGCTCGGCGACTGGCTCGCCCGCTCTCAGGGGGAACCCGGAAATCACCCTGAACGTTAG
- a CDS encoding SAM-dependent methyltransferase — protein MSADQRPFVPVDFDRPSIARVFDALMGGQDNYEADRVALRQILEISPDARAMAKEVRHWLVRTVRYLTDREGIDQFLDLGSGFPTMDNTHQVAQRYNPEAQVVYVDRDPVVQAHGRALLAANDFAHMTAADLTEPAEVIEGLARTHRLEFDRPVGLILCAIVHHVQDLDEARKIVRAYVDALAPGSFVALLHQHNPADGTEAADVATSLEKRFNGTGLDTLYRTREEIASLFEGLDLVEPGLTYPHLWWPDGPRFTPLSPVNFTSLGGVARKP, from the coding sequence ATGTCCGCGGACCAACGCCCGTTCGTGCCCGTCGATTTCGACCGGCCGAGCATCGCGCGGGTCTTCGACGCACTGATGGGCGGCCAGGACAACTACGAGGCCGACCGGGTGGCGCTGCGCCAGATCCTGGAGATCTCGCCGGACGCGCGGGCCATGGCCAAGGAGGTCCGGCACTGGCTGGTCCGGACCGTGCGCTACCTGACCGACCGGGAAGGCATCGACCAGTTCCTCGACCTCGGCTCCGGCTTCCCGACCATGGACAACACGCACCAGGTCGCGCAGCGGTACAACCCCGAGGCCCAGGTCGTCTACGTCGACCGGGATCCGGTGGTCCAGGCCCACGGCCGCGCGCTGCTCGCGGCGAACGACTTCGCGCATATGACGGCCGCCGACCTGACCGAACCGGCCGAGGTCATCGAGGGGCTCGCCCGCACCCACCGGCTGGAGTTCGACCGGCCGGTCGGGCTGATCCTGTGCGCGATCGTCCACCACGTCCAGGATCTCGACGAGGCGCGGAAGATCGTCCGCGCCTATGTCGACGCGCTGGCTCCGGGCTCGTTCGTCGCACTACTGCATCAGCATAACCCCGCCGACGGCACCGAAGCGGCCGACGTCGCGACGTCGCTCGAGAAGCGCTTCAACGGCACGGGGCTGGACACACTGTACCGGACGCGCGAGGAGATCGCGTCCTTATTCGAGGGACTCGATCTCGTGGAGCCCGGCCTGACGTATCCGCATCTGTGGTGGCCGGACGGGCCGCGCTTCACCCCGCTTTCGCCCGTGAACTTCACGTCGCTCGGCGGGGTGGCGCGTAAGCCTTAG
- a CDS encoding HAD family hydrolase produces MNWIVFDYGDVISAHTDALPTLAKAFGLEVADFEPHYWAERVRYDSGGTDLEYWQSIGRALDVPVDKAFSDELTSIDVTGWTHVEPDVLELLEGLHEAGAALALLSNASSTFGRWVREQEWAKLFRVKLFSGDLGCLKPDAKIYRILLAELGAEPADCLFFDDRQSNVDGARAVGMRAERWVGVTTAKSGFGSSEE; encoded by the coding sequence GTGAACTGGATCGTCTTCGACTACGGCGACGTCATCAGCGCGCACACCGACGCGCTGCCGACCCTGGCCAAGGCCTTCGGCCTCGAAGTCGCCGACTTCGAACCGCACTACTGGGCCGAACGGGTCCGGTACGACTCCGGCGGCACGGACCTCGAGTACTGGCAGAGCATCGGCCGTGCGCTGGACGTCCCGGTGGACAAGGCGTTCTCCGACGAACTGACCTCCATCGACGTCACCGGCTGGACACATGTCGAGCCTGACGTGCTCGAACTGCTGGAAGGGCTGCACGAAGCGGGCGCGGCGCTCGCGCTGCTCTCGAACGCGTCGTCCACCTTCGGCCGCTGGGTGCGCGAGCAGGAGTGGGCGAAGCTGTTCCGCGTGAAGCTCTTTTCCGGTGACCTCGGCTGCCTGAAGCCCGACGCGAAGATCTACCGGATCCTGCTCGCCGAACTCGGCGCCGAACCGGCCGACTGCCTGTTCTTCGACGACCGGCAGTCCAATGTGGACGGAGCACGGGCGGTCGGGATGCGGGCGGAACGCTGGGTCGGCGTGACCACGGCGAAATCCGGCTTCGGCTCTTCGGAGGAATAA
- a CDS encoding threonine aldolase family protein → MTSRSLPQIDFRSDTVTRPDDVMRQAMAKAEVGDNVLDGDPTVGALEQRAAKLLGMPAALWTPTGTMANLIALSIHLQRGDRFLAPRGSHVITDELGSAAWLAGGMPEPLEHDAGPGRPTPETLSAAIGVPRGPYYALHTPLLCLENTHNTAGGAVTPPDEHAQLVAVAKEAGLTVHLDGARIWHASVALGIPPAALTVGVDTVSACFSKGLGAPVGSVVAGSAEFVEKGRRMRQMLGGGIRQGGVLAAACMVALDRIGDLAETHENATRLAAGLAEHGWEVNTPETNIVQVAAPDLEGRLAWLAGLGILTLPSSGRIRFVAHRDLSAADIEETLHRVKTGG, encoded by the coding sequence GTGACCTCGCGCTCTCTCCCGCAGATCGATTTCCGCTCCGACACCGTCACCCGGCCGGACGACGTCATGCGCCAGGCCATGGCGAAGGCCGAGGTCGGCGACAACGTCCTCGACGGCGATCCGACCGTCGGCGCACTGGAACAGCGCGCCGCGAAGCTGCTCGGCATGCCCGCCGCGCTCTGGACGCCGACCGGGACGATGGCGAACCTGATCGCGTTGAGCATTCACCTCCAGCGTGGTGACCGGTTCCTCGCGCCGCGCGGCTCGCACGTGATCACCGACGAGCTCGGGTCCGCCGCCTGGCTCGCGGGCGGCATGCCGGAGCCGCTGGAGCACGACGCCGGACCGGGGCGGCCGACGCCGGAAACGCTTTCGGCCGCGATCGGCGTCCCCCGCGGGCCGTACTACGCGCTGCACACGCCGCTGCTGTGCCTGGAGAACACGCACAACACGGCCGGTGGCGCGGTGACCCCGCCCGACGAGCACGCCCAGCTGGTCGCGGTGGCGAAGGAGGCCGGGCTGACCGTGCACCTCGACGGCGCCCGCATCTGGCACGCGTCGGTCGCGCTGGGGATCCCGCCCGCGGCGCTCACGGTCGGCGTCGACACCGTTTCCGCCTGCTTCTCCAAGGGACTCGGGGCGCCCGTCGGCTCGGTGGTGGCGGGCAGCGCCGAGTTCGTCGAGAAGGGCCGCCGGATGCGCCAGATGCTCGGCGGCGGCATCCGCCAGGGCGGTGTGCTGGCCGCGGCCTGCATGGTCGCGCTGGACCGCATCGGCGACCTCGCCGAGACGCACGAGAACGCGACACGGCTCGCGGCCGGGCTCGCGGAGCACGGCTGGGAGGTCAACACCCCCGAAACCAACATCGTGCAGGTGGCCGCTCCCGACCTCGAAGGCAGGCTGGCGTGGCTGGCCGGGCTCGGGATCCTGACGCTGCCCAGCTCCGGCCGGATCCGGTTCGTGGCGCACCGGGACCTTTCGGCGGCGGACATCGAGGAAACCCTTCACCGCGTCAAGACCGGGGGCTGA
- a CDS encoding SigE family RNA polymerase sigma factor — protein MNQRDEQEFAEYFAAKRDSVRRTAYMLCGDWHRADDLAQTAFVALHRRWKKIRERAATDAYVRKTLVRAAIDESRRPWRREWQTEELPEPPQDGFDLGEQVVTREDLLAALREVPPKQRAVLVLRFFEGLDVGAAAKALGCSEGNVKSQTARGLANLRQVMEKEEVARDGRE, from the coding sequence GTGAACCAGCGCGACGAACAAGAGTTCGCGGAGTACTTCGCCGCGAAGCGGGACTCCGTGCGCAGGACCGCGTACATGCTCTGCGGTGACTGGCATCGTGCGGACGACCTCGCGCAGACGGCGTTCGTCGCGCTGCACCGGAGGTGGAAGAAGATCAGAGAACGGGCGGCGACCGACGCCTACGTGCGGAAGACGCTGGTCAGGGCGGCCATCGACGAGTCGAGGCGGCCGTGGCGGCGGGAGTGGCAGACCGAGGAGCTGCCCGAACCGCCGCAGGACGGCTTCGACCTCGGCGAGCAGGTCGTCACCAGGGAGGACCTGCTGGCCGCGTTGCGTGAAGTGCCCCCGAAGCAGCGGGCCGTGCTGGTGCTCAGGTTCTTCGAAGGGCTGGACGTCGGTGCGGCGGCGAAGGCGCTCGGGTGCAGCGAAGGAAATGTTAAGAGCCAGACCGCGCGAGGGCTGGCGAACCTCAGGCAGGTCATGGAGAAGGAGGAGGTGGCACGGGATGGACGAGAATGA
- a CDS encoding TetR/AcrR family transcriptional regulator, with protein sequence MTAAATTPKGERRRAELIEAAASLLAEGGFDAVRHRAVAERAGLPLASTTYYFDSLEELVTAAVEHHAKVELETGRRRLDELATRNRGVEATVDLVLDMLLGPLRPDREADAEAVLLRYERLVGTGRRPYLRPLMRTLSAQLYELLHEIFARSGTPVDGTELERLVALVDGAVVNALIEVDPEPRAAAARMLQRALDPRN encoded by the coding sequence ATGACCGCCGCAGCGACCACACCGAAGGGTGAGCGACGCCGGGCCGAGCTCATCGAGGCCGCCGCGTCGCTGCTGGCCGAGGGTGGTTTCGACGCCGTGCGGCATCGTGCGGTCGCCGAACGCGCCGGGCTGCCGCTGGCCTCGACGACGTACTACTTCGACTCGCTCGAAGAGCTGGTCACCGCCGCGGTGGAACATCACGCGAAGGTGGAATTGGAGACCGGGCGGCGTCGCCTCGACGAGCTGGCGACCCGCAACCGCGGTGTCGAAGCCACCGTCGACCTGGTGCTGGACATGCTCCTCGGCCCGCTCCGCCCTGATCGCGAGGCCGACGCCGAAGCGGTCCTCCTGCGCTACGAACGCCTCGTCGGGACAGGCCGCCGCCCGTACCTTCGGCCCTTGATGCGGACGCTGTCCGCGCAGCTGTACGAACTGCTCCACGAGATCTTCGCGCGCTCCGGCACACCCGTGGACGGCACCGAACTGGAGCGGTTGGTCGCCCTGGTCGACGGTGCCGTGGTCAATGCGCTGATCGAGGTCGACCCGGAGCCGCGCGCCGCCGCCGCCCGGATGCTCCAACGCGCCCTCGACCCCCGCAATTAG
- the purB gene encoding adenylosuccinate lyase codes for MTDKPRIPNVLAGRYASPELVELWSPERKVVLERELWLAVLRAQADLGVEVPDGVVADYERVLGEVDLDSIAARERVTRHDVKARIEEFNALAGHEHVHKGMTSRDLTENVEQLQVLRSLELVRGRVGAVLARLTAIAVEHADTVMAGRSHNVAAQATTLGKRFATAADELLVAFDRLENLIGRYPLRGIKGPVGTAQDMLDLLGDESTLDELESRVAAHLGFENVFTSVGQVYPRSLDFDVLSTVVQLAAAPSSLAKTIRLMAGHELVTEGFKPGQVGSSAMPHKMNTRSCERVNGLAVVLRGYLSMIGELAGDQWNEGDVSDSVVRRVALPDAFFALDGLLETFLTVLAEFGAFPAVIGRELDRYLPFLATTKVLMASVRAGVGRETAHEAIKENAVGVALAMREQGLAENDLLDRLAADERIPLDRGELDKLLADRISFTGVAPRQVAAIAARVEGILERFPEAVNYSPAPIL; via the coding sequence GTGACGGACAAGCCCCGCATCCCCAACGTGCTCGCCGGCCGCTACGCCTCGCCTGAGCTGGTCGAACTGTGGTCCCCGGAACGCAAGGTCGTGCTGGAGCGTGAGCTCTGGCTCGCCGTGCTCCGCGCGCAAGCCGACCTCGGCGTCGAGGTGCCGGACGGTGTCGTCGCCGACTACGAACGTGTGCTGGGGGAGGTCGACCTCGACTCCATCGCCGCGCGCGAGCGGGTCACCCGGCACGACGTGAAGGCCCGCATCGAGGAGTTCAACGCGCTCGCCGGGCACGAGCACGTCCACAAGGGCATGACGTCGCGGGACCTCACCGAGAACGTCGAGCAGCTGCAGGTGCTGCGTTCGCTGGAGCTGGTCCGCGGCCGCGTCGGCGCGGTGCTCGCCCGGCTCACGGCGATCGCGGTCGAACACGCCGACACGGTGATGGCGGGCCGTTCGCACAACGTCGCCGCGCAGGCCACGACGCTCGGCAAGCGCTTCGCCACCGCCGCGGACGAGCTGCTGGTCGCCTTCGACCGGCTCGAAAACCTCATCGGCCGCTACCCGCTGCGCGGGATCAAGGGCCCGGTCGGCACCGCGCAGGACATGCTGGACCTGCTCGGCGACGAGTCCACTTTGGACGAACTGGAGTCGCGGGTCGCGGCCCACCTCGGCTTCGAGAACGTGTTCACCAGCGTCGGCCAGGTGTACCCGCGTTCGCTCGACTTCGACGTGCTGTCCACCGTCGTCCAGCTCGCGGCCGCCCCGTCGAGCCTCGCGAAGACCATCCGCCTGATGGCCGGCCACGAGCTGGTCACCGAAGGCTTCAAGCCGGGCCAGGTCGGCTCGTCGGCCATGCCGCACAAGATGAACACCCGTTCGTGCGAGCGCGTCAACGGGCTCGCCGTGGTGCTGCGCGGCTACCTGTCGATGATCGGCGAACTCGCCGGCGACCAGTGGAACGAAGGCGACGTGTCCGACTCCGTCGTCCGCCGGGTCGCGCTGCCCGACGCGTTCTTCGCGCTCGACGGTCTGCTGGAGACCTTCCTCACGGTGCTGGCCGAGTTCGGTGCCTTCCCGGCGGTCATCGGACGTGAGCTCGATCGCTATCTGCCGTTCCTCGCGACCACCAAGGTGCTCATGGCCTCGGTCCGGGCGGGCGTCGGGCGTGAAACCGCTCACGAGGCGATCAAGGAGAACGCCGTCGGCGTCGCGCTCGCGATGCGGGAGCAGGGGCTGGCGGAGAACGACCTCCTCGACCGGCTCGCCGCCGACGAGCGCATCCCGCTCGACCGCGGTGAGCTGGACAAACTCCTCGCGGACCGGATCTCGTTCACCGGTGTCGCGCCCCGTCAGGTGGCCGCGATCGCGGCCCGCGTCGAGGGCATCCTGGAGCGTTTCCCGGAGGCGGTGAACTACTCGCCGGCACCGATCCTCTGA
- a CDS encoding substrate-binding periplasmic protein, producing MRSTLSKFVAVVTAGAATLALAACGSGDAGASGQKLRVGTLTDAPPSIYLENGTFTGYDNELLRDIAKREGFEVEFVGTEFAGLLAAVATNKFDIGSSTISTTEARKKTVAFSNGYSTGFTTILTRKGASLKDVGAFAGKRLGVVQASVQDDFASGKVPGANVVRFPDYNAGFAQLKAGSLDGWVVPKDIGQKYIDQNPDVPLEFGYTVETKDTPSAFAVRKDNKELLKKLNDGLAKAVADGTVARLHAQFFKTEPLPKELEKGGPGLPVQNAGV from the coding sequence ATGAGATCCACGCTGTCGAAATTCGTCGCCGTCGTCACGGCCGGAGCGGCCACCCTCGCCCTCGCCGCCTGCGGCTCCGGTGACGCGGGCGCGAGCGGCCAGAAGCTGCGGGTCGGCACCCTGACCGACGCGCCGCCGTCCATCTACCTGGAGAACGGCACCTTCACCGGCTACGACAACGAACTGCTGCGCGACATCGCGAAGCGCGAGGGCTTCGAGGTCGAGTTCGTCGGCACCGAGTTCGCCGGTCTGCTCGCCGCCGTCGCCACCAACAAGTTCGACATCGGCAGCTCCACGATCTCCACCACCGAGGCCCGCAAGAAGACCGTCGCGTTCAGCAACGGCTACAGCACCGGGTTCACCACGATCCTCACCAGGAAGGGCGCGTCCCTCAAGGACGTCGGCGCCTTCGCTGGCAAGCGGCTCGGCGTCGTGCAGGCGTCGGTGCAGGACGACTTCGCCAGCGGCAAGGTCCCGGGCGCCAACGTCGTCCGCTTCCCGGACTACAACGCCGGTTTCGCGCAGCTGAAGGCCGGCAGCCTCGACGGCTGGGTCGTGCCGAAGGACATCGGGCAGAAGTACATCGACCAGAACCCGGACGTGCCGCTGGAGTTCGGCTACACCGTCGAGACCAAGGACACGCCGTCCGCGTTCGCCGTCCGCAAGGACAACAAGGAACTGCTGAAGAAGCTCAACGACGGCCTCGCGAAGGCCGTGGCGGACGGCACCGTCGCCCGCCTGCACGCTCAGTTCTTCAAGACCGAGCCGCTGCCCAAGGAACTCGAAAAGGGCGGCCCCGGCCTGCCCGTCCAGAACGCGGGGGTCTGA
- a CDS encoding ABC transporter substrate-binding protein: MKKTLLATLAAGLVAVLAACGGGESATEKTLRVGTLSDAPPNIYVENGNYTGFDNELLKAIATKQNLKLEFASTDFSSLLGQVANNQFDIGSSAIAQTDERKKNVDFSSPYNFEVMSIQTKDGSPITEEKGLSGKRVAVIQATVGDKWLTSTVPDAQAVRFPGYAPALAALKSGAVDAYILDQAIAETNVKESTDAKLKVVKSFTTDVPHGFAVKKGNTELLTKINEGLKQVIADGTWVKLHEKFLPTAPVPAQFKA, from the coding sequence ATGAAGAAAACCTTGCTCGCCACGCTGGCCGCGGGCCTCGTCGCCGTCCTCGCCGCTTGCGGTGGCGGCGAGTCCGCCACCGAGAAGACCCTGCGCGTCGGGACGCTGAGCGACGCGCCGCCGAACATCTACGTCGAGAACGGCAACTACACCGGCTTCGACAACGAGCTGCTGAAGGCCATCGCCACCAAGCAGAACCTGAAGCTCGAGTTCGCCTCGACCGACTTCTCCTCGCTGCTGGGCCAGGTCGCGAACAACCAGTTCGACATCGGTAGCTCGGCCATCGCGCAGACCGACGAGCGCAAGAAGAACGTCGACTTCTCCAGCCCGTACAACTTCGAGGTCATGAGCATCCAGACCAAGGACGGCTCGCCGATCACCGAGGAGAAGGGCCTTTCCGGCAAGCGGGTCGCGGTCATCCAGGCGACCGTCGGCGACAAGTGGCTCACCTCGACGGTGCCCGACGCGCAGGCCGTGCGCTTCCCCGGGTACGCGCCGGCGCTGGCCGCGCTCAAGAGCGGTGCCGTCGACGCCTACATCCTCGACCAGGCGATCGCCGAGACGAACGTCAAGGAGAGCACCGACGCGAAGCTCAAGGTCGTCAAGTCCTTCACCACCGACGTGCCCCACGGTTTCGCGGTGAAGAAGGGCAACACCGAGCTGCTCACCAAGATCAACGAAGGCCTGAAGCAGGTCATCGCCGACGGCACCTGGGTCAAGCTGCACGAGAAGTTCCTGCCGACGGCCCCGGTCCCGGCCCAGTTCAAGGCGTGA
- a CDS encoding ABC transporter substrate-binding protein: MKKSLAAAVGAVLVAVLAACGGGESASAGTLRVGTLSDSKPNAYQENGVFTGFDNELLKAIAAHQNLKLEFVSTEFSTLLSQVANGKFDIGSSGISQTDERRKTVDFSAPYNYQSLGIEAREGTGITDENSLAGKRIGVVQGTVSDSWLAANAPTAQAVKFPQDAATLAALKSGAIDGAIFDQATAEDYAAKNPDAKLKVVKAITTTIPHGFAVKKGNTELAGKINAGLKAVIADGTWEKVHQRFEPNAPVPAEFKAGQK, translated from the coding sequence ATGAAGAAGTCACTCGCCGCCGCTGTCGGCGCCGTCCTCGTGGCGGTGCTGGCAGCGTGCGGTGGCGGTGAAAGCGCCAGTGCCGGCACGTTGCGCGTCGGCACGCTCAGCGACTCGAAACCCAACGCCTATCAGGAAAACGGCGTGTTCACCGGGTTCGACAACGAGCTGCTGAAGGCCATCGCCGCGCACCAGAACCTGAAGCTCGAGTTCGTCTCCACGGAGTTCTCGACCCTGCTGAGCCAGGTCGCCAACGGCAAGTTCGACATCGGCAGCTCGGGGATCTCGCAGACCGACGAACGCCGCAAGACCGTCGACTTCTCGGCGCCGTACAACTACCAGTCGCTCGGCATCGAGGCCCGCGAGGGCACCGGTATCACCGACGAGAACTCCTTGGCGGGCAAACGGATCGGGGTCGTGCAGGGCACGGTGTCGGACAGCTGGCTGGCGGCCAACGCGCCCACCGCGCAGGCCGTGAAGTTCCCGCAGGACGCCGCGACCCTCGCCGCGCTCAAATCGGGCGCGATCGACGGCGCGATCTTCGACCAGGCGACCGCCGAGGACTACGCGGCGAAGAACCCGGACGCGAAGCTCAAGGTGGTCAAGGCGATCACCACGACCATCCCGCACGGCTTCGCGGTCAAGAAGGGCAACACCGAGCTGGCCGGCAAGATCAACGCCGGGCTCAAGGCGGTCATCGCCGACGGGACATGGGAAAAGGTGCACCAGCGGTTCGAGCCGAACGCGCCGGTGCCCGCGGAGTTCAAGGCCGGGCAGAAGTAA
- a CDS encoding amino acid ABC transporter permease, producing the protein MDDFLNTFLNWEYIWEVFPDLLGTGLLNTLILSVFSALIGTVLGMLLATMGLSSKAWLRWPARVYTDIFRGLPAILTILVIGQGGGILIPSLSRNPYPLGILALSLIAAAYIGEIFRAGIQSVEKGQMEASRALGMSYTKAMTLVVIPQGVRRVLPALVNQFIALVKDSSLVYFLGFLAEQRDLFRIGQDLAANTGNLSPLVAAGAVYLVITVPLTHLVNYIDKKLRTGKKIRVDDDGGQTELLNAGKVPMS; encoded by the coding sequence GTGGACGATTTCCTCAACACCTTTCTGAACTGGGAGTACATCTGGGAGGTCTTCCCTGACCTCCTCGGGACCGGCCTGCTGAACACACTGATCCTGTCGGTGTTCTCGGCGCTGATCGGCACCGTGCTCGGCATGCTGCTGGCCACCATGGGCCTGTCCAGCAAGGCGTGGCTGCGCTGGCCCGCCCGGGTGTACACGGACATCTTCCGCGGCCTGCCCGCGATCCTGACCATCCTGGTGATCGGGCAGGGCGGCGGGATCCTGATCCCGTCGCTGTCCCGGAATCCGTACCCGCTGGGCATTCTGGCGCTGAGCCTGATCGCCGCCGCGTACATCGGCGAGATCTTCCGCGCCGGTATCCAGAGTGTCGAAAAAGGACAGATGGAGGCCAGCCGCGCGCTGGGCATGAGCTACACCAAGGCGATGACGCTCGTCGTCATCCCGCAGGGGGTGCGGCGTGTGCTGCCCGCGCTGGTGAACCAGTTCATCGCGCTGGTCAAGGACTCCAGCTTGGTGTACTTCCTCGGCTTCCTCGCCGAACAGCGCGACCTGTTCCGCATCGGGCAGGACCTCGCGGCGAACACCGGGAACCTGTCGCCGCTGGTCGCGGCGGGTGCGGTGTACCTGGTGATCACCGTGCCGCTGACGCATCTGGTCAACTACATCGACAAGAAGCTGCGCACCGGCAAGAAGATCCGGGTCGACGACGACGGCGGCCAGACGGAACTGCTGAACGCCGGAAAGGTGCCGATGTCATGA